One genomic segment of Acidobacteriota bacterium includes these proteins:
- a CDS encoding protein kinase, whose product MLKAGSRLGPYEVLAPLGAGGMGEVWRARDQRLHRDVAIKVLPEAMVENEMARERFEREAQAVAALSHPNILAIHDFGHDSGIAYAVMELLEGATLRERMQQAEITSARALEWAHQIAQGLAAAHERGIIHRDLKPDNIFVTRDAVVKILDFGLARIDEPAVRDTAEGTTVIARTSPGTIMGTLGYLAPEQARGETSDARSDIFSFGVVFYEMLAGKPAFVRSSKMDTIMAILREEPKPLADTGRSVPGEVEDIVRHCLEKAPEDRFRSARDLAFALRLAMRSSSASGSDLVSRHTPRPDETSRRGEVSIAVLPFRNISSAADGEYLSDGMTEEIINSISNIPNLHVAARSSSFAFKGSSDDVRKIGRELGVGMVLEGSLRQLGSRLRVSAQLINVESGFQVWSERWDRELADVFAVQDEIAQAIASAFKLRIAPEDAGAGTGKTQNVDAYDRYLKGRYLLVRRRTREAIEELQAAAETDPDFGDVHTALSDAWAIHGFYSGVSTWEAWARAQAAIDEAERVAPDSASVALSRAILEHYYGWNTAREQAFCRQAIERNPKSADGWNWLGLCLGLTGRTKEALECTARGIELEPYDANVRASAAWASATIGDFETAARVLSRTLEIAPDSGYALWSYATALRFLGRYEESIAVFDKLVEASGREVPFYLARLGAALADAGERSKAEEILHDLQSRRDRKVFVASRDLATLLTALGYHELALDALELARQERNALMWAWIYQAEYRPLQSHPRWHTLAQQVGRTAPMTIAI is encoded by the coding sequence GTGCTCAAGGCTGGTTCACGGCTCGGCCCGTACGAGGTGCTCGCCCCTCTGGGCGCGGGCGGGATGGGAGAGGTATGGCGGGCGCGCGATCAGCGCCTGCATCGCGACGTGGCCATCAAAGTCCTTCCCGAGGCCATGGTCGAGAACGAGATGGCCCGGGAGCGTTTCGAGCGCGAGGCCCAGGCGGTGGCCGCGCTGTCCCATCCGAACATCCTGGCCATCCACGACTTCGGCCATGACAGCGGCATTGCGTACGCGGTCATGGAGCTTCTGGAAGGGGCCACCCTGCGCGAACGCATGCAGCAGGCCGAGATCACATCGGCCCGCGCTCTGGAGTGGGCCCATCAGATTGCCCAGGGTCTGGCCGCCGCGCACGAGCGAGGCATCATTCACCGCGATCTCAAGCCCGACAACATCTTCGTCACTCGCGACGCGGTGGTGAAGATTCTCGACTTCGGTCTTGCTCGCATCGACGAACCGGCCGTGCGCGATACCGCGGAGGGCACCACCGTCATCGCGCGCACTTCGCCCGGCACGATCATGGGCACCTTGGGCTATCTCGCACCCGAGCAGGCGCGCGGCGAGACCTCCGATGCGCGCTCCGACATCTTCTCGTTCGGTGTGGTCTTCTACGAGATGCTTGCCGGAAAGCCGGCCTTCGTGCGCAGCTCGAAGATGGACACAATCATGGCCATTCTGCGCGAGGAGCCGAAGCCGCTCGCCGATACGGGACGCAGCGTCCCGGGCGAGGTCGAGGATATCGTGCGCCACTGTCTGGAGAAGGCTCCGGAGGACCGGTTCCGCTCGGCGCGCGACCTCGCCTTCGCGCTGCGGTTGGCCATGCGCTCGAGCTCCGCGAGCGGGTCCGATCTCGTCAGCCGCCACACTCCGCGACCCGACGAAACCTCGCGTCGGGGCGAGGTCTCGATCGCCGTTCTCCCGTTCCGCAACATCAGCTCGGCCGCCGACGGCGAATACCTCAGCGACGGGATGACAGAGGAGATCATTAACTCCATCTCCAACATCCCGAATCTGCACGTTGCTGCGCGAAGCTCCTCGTTCGCATTCAAAGGGAGCTCGGACGACGTGCGGAAAATCGGGCGCGAGCTCGGCGTGGGCATGGTCCTGGAAGGGAGTCTCCGCCAGCTCGGCTCGCGACTGCGCGTCTCCGCTCAATTGATCAACGTGGAGAGCGGCTTCCAGGTCTGGTCCGAGCGGTGGGACCGCGAGCTCGCCGATGTCTTCGCTGTGCAGGACGAGATCGCCCAGGCCATCGCCAGCGCGTTCAAGCTCCGCATCGCGCCCGAGGATGCAGGGGCGGGGACGGGAAAGACGCAGAACGTGGACGCGTACGACCGCTATTTGAAGGGACGGTACCTTCTGGTGCGACGTCGAACGCGCGAAGCCATCGAGGAGCTGCAGGCGGCGGCGGAAACGGATCCCGATTTCGGCGACGTCCATACCGCGCTCTCGGACGCCTGGGCCATTCACGGTTTTTACAGCGGCGTCTCGACGTGGGAGGCGTGGGCGCGCGCACAAGCGGCCATCGACGAAGCCGAACGCGTCGCGCCCGACTCAGCGAGCGTCGCCCTTTCCCGGGCCATCCTCGAGCACTACTACGGATGGAACACTGCACGAGAACAAGCGTTCTGCCGGCAGGCCATCGAGCGCAATCCGAAGTCGGCCGACGGGTGGAACTGGCTGGGTCTTTGTCTCGGGTTGACCGGACGAACGAAAGAGGCGCTCGAGTGCACGGCCCGCGGCATCGAGCTCGAGCCCTACGACGCGAACGTGCGCGCCTCCGCTGCCTGGGCCTCCGCGACGATCGGCGACTTCGAGACGGCGGCACGGGTGCTGTCGAGGACACTCGAGATCGCGCCGGACAGCGGCTACGCCCTCTGGAGTTACGCCACAGCGCTGCGCTTCCTCGGCCGCTATGAGGAGTCCATTGCCGTCTTCGACAAGCTCGTCGAGGCGAGCGGCCGCGAGGTCCCGTTCTATCTGGCTCGCCTCGGTGCAGCGCTGGCAGACGCGGGCGAGCGATCGAAAGCCGAGGAGATCCTCCACGACCTGCAGTCCCGTCGCGACCGCAAGGTGTTCGTCGCCTCCCGCGATCTGGCCACACTGCTCACCGCGCTGGGCTACCACGAGCTCGCCCTCGACGCGTTGGAGCTCGCGCGGCAGGAGCGCAATGCGCTCATGTGGGCGTGGATCTACCAGGCCGAGTACCGTCCGCTTCAGAGCCATCCGCGATGGCACACTCTCGCGCAGCAAGTCGGCAGGACCGCGCCCATGACGATCGCGATCTGA
- a CDS encoding PAS domain-containing protein, with product MNRFSPETAVLRLGDDGHILTATAAAADLFGARSLERIPFNEILKRSFGRGEWKRGDGGSFEAETFGIRRDGRPLELRVVLPDPDDDPITRRKRDSLLSITADVFRAGSDDLDEAIVDALGRMGRLIRVDRAYVFLMSDQQTATNTHEWSRAGTDPQIDRLGEVSRTVFRWFEEQLRQDSCLVIHTVDEMPSSASDAKAHLEDQGIRSLLLVGMFERDELLGFVGFDAVSRKRKWSSRTIERLRWIAELFIQSLLRAKSQRELEQTKELFDRVRMATNDIIYDWNLEEGSVIQGEGLERILGYAPSRETADPDWWMGLIHPDDRERIIRETDAAFADPAASVWSGEYRVRRADGGWTYMLDRACIIRDETGKALRSIGTASDMTDRARAEERLRKQEELFQYVRLATNDIIWDLDLVSRTVWRSEALEAVLGFPPGTDQGLEWWLERIHPEDVGEHRAMLSEMFNEPGSTFLEHTYRIRHRDEHWVYILDRGYVIRNEEGRAIRMIGTSTDLTERMRATRDLETSEARFRAVVENVSDVIAIVSLGGVIIYQSPSSARVFGYASAELVGQNMFSNVHPDDRERVESIFVGAVTSRLPEARATFRYRHAAGHWLRVETVGSNFINREQMGGVVLVSRDISQRRQIEQQLERSARLASLGHLASSVAHEFNNVLMGAQPFIEVIRRTSDPARIGAAADRIEEAIDRGKDVSRGLLQFARPMAVSIDTFDLRSWLQSLEDEIQRIVPERMRVVVTVPNQPLPTIGDPAGLHQALLNLVLHAGEVLENRPDGTIEIAARKADARDRAENLISGDPEDFVALSVGDNGPEIDASVLEHIFEPMFKAHHASPGGLDLTVVHQLIMAQGGQVRAVSTKDGTTFHVFLRSRRDVTATERAAPRIDSSETTLSVILLVEDNAIVASGIAAVLELDEQKVEVAHSGAAAVERLLRDRPSVVILDIGLPDMSGVEVYEQIEKLYPDLPVVFSSGHGDQQELKRYLDRPNVEFLLKPYDAETLMTIVERLRSGNRNEG from the coding sequence ATGAACCGATTCTCTCCGGAGACCGCTGTTCTGCGCCTCGGTGATGATGGCCACATCCTCACCGCGACAGCGGCCGCGGCAGACCTTTTCGGCGCTCGATCTCTCGAGAGGATTCCTTTCAATGAGATTCTGAAGCGTTCGTTCGGGCGGGGGGAGTGGAAGCGCGGCGATGGCGGCTCTTTCGAAGCGGAGACGTTCGGTATCAGGAGAGACGGACGGCCACTGGAGCTTCGCGTGGTGCTGCCCGATCCTGACGACGACCCGATCACCCGGCGCAAGCGCGACAGCCTGCTCAGCATCACCGCGGACGTATTCCGCGCCGGGAGTGACGATCTGGATGAGGCGATCGTCGATGCGCTCGGCCGGATGGGACGGCTGATCCGGGTCGATCGCGCATACGTCTTCCTGATGTCGGATCAACAGACCGCCACGAACACTCACGAGTGGTCACGAGCAGGAACCGACCCGCAGATCGATCGCCTCGGGGAGGTGTCTCGAACCGTTTTCCGCTGGTTCGAGGAGCAGCTCCGCCAGGACTCCTGCCTCGTCATCCATACCGTGGATGAGATGCCTTCCTCCGCCTCCGATGCGAAAGCTCATCTCGAGGATCAGGGAATCCGCTCCCTTCTGCTGGTCGGAATGTTCGAGAGAGACGAGCTCCTGGGATTCGTTGGGTTCGACGCCGTTTCACGAAAGCGGAAATGGTCGTCCCGGACGATCGAGCGCCTTCGGTGGATCGCCGAGCTGTTCATTCAGTCCCTGTTACGGGCGAAGTCGCAGCGGGAGCTCGAGCAAACGAAGGAGCTCTTCGACCGCGTCAGGATGGCGACCAACGACATCATCTACGACTGGAACCTCGAGGAGGGTTCAGTCATCCAGGGTGAGGGTCTGGAGCGCATTCTGGGCTATGCGCCGTCGAGAGAGACGGCCGATCCGGACTGGTGGATGGGACTGATTCACCCCGACGATCGTGAGAGGATCATCCGCGAGACCGACGCAGCGTTCGCTGATCCGGCAGCGAGTGTCTGGTCGGGAGAATATCGGGTTCGCCGTGCCGACGGAGGCTGGACGTACATGCTCGATCGCGCCTGTATCATCCGGGACGAGACCGGAAAGGCTCTTCGCTCGATCGGTACCGCCTCGGATATGACCGACAGAGCCCGGGCGGAAGAACGCCTCAGAAAGCAGGAGGAGCTTTTCCAGTACGTCCGTCTTGCGACGAACGACATCATCTGGGATCTCGATCTGGTCAGCAGAACAGTCTGGCGCAGCGAGGCGCTCGAAGCGGTTCTCGGATTTCCTCCCGGCACCGACCAGGGGTTGGAGTGGTGGTTGGAACGAATCCATCCCGAAGACGTCGGTGAACATCGCGCCATGCTGTCCGAAATGTTCAACGAGCCCGGCTCCACGTTTCTCGAGCACACGTATCGGATCCGGCACCGCGACGAACACTGGGTCTACATTCTCGATCGCGGGTACGTCATCCGGAACGAGGAGGGTCGTGCCATTCGGATGATCGGAACGTCGACCGACCTGACCGAACGGATGCGAGCCACCCGCGATCTCGAGACGTCCGAAGCACGCTTCCGCGCAGTCGTCGAGAACGTTTCCGACGTCATCGCCATCGTCAGTCTGGGTGGTGTGATCATTTATCAGAGTCCCTCATCCGCCAGAGTCTTCGGTTACGCTTCGGCAGAACTGGTCGGGCAGAATATGTTCTCGAATGTTCACCCTGACGACCGGGAGCGCGTGGAATCGATCTTCGTCGGGGCAGTCACGAGCCGGCTTCCCGAAGCTCGAGCGACGTTCCGTTACCGTCATGCCGCGGGGCACTGGCTTCGGGTGGAAACCGTCGGATCGAACTTCATCAACCGTGAGCAGATGGGCGGTGTCGTTCTGGTCTCGCGCGACATTTCGCAGCGGCGCCAGATCGAGCAGCAGCTCGAGCGTTCGGCCCGGCTCGCCAGCCTCGGTCATCTCGCATCGTCGGTCGCACACGAGTTCAACAATGTCCTGATGGGCGCACAACCGTTCATCGAGGTGATTCGGCGAACGAGCGATCCCGCCAGAATCGGTGCTGCTGCCGATCGGATCGAGGAAGCAATCGACCGGGGGAAGGATGTTTCCCGGGGCCTCCTCCAGTTCGCTCGTCCGATGGCCGTCTCGATCGACACGTTCGATCTTCGCTCATGGCTGCAGTCGCTCGAAGACGAGATCCAGCGGATCGTTCCCGAGAGGATGCGTGTCGTGGTCACCGTCCCGAACCAACCACTTCCGACGATCGGAGATCCTGCCGGTCTTCACCAGGCTCTGCTGAATCTCGTTCTGCACGCGGGCGAAGTACTGGAGAACCGCCCGGATGGAACGATCGAGATTGCTGCCAGGAAGGCTGATGCTCGTGATCGGGCCGAGAACCTGATCTCGGGCGACCCCGAGGACTTCGTGGCTCTCAGCGTTGGGGACAACGGGCCCGAGATCGACGCTTCGGTTCTCGAGCACATCTTCGAGCCGATGTTCAAAGCGCATCACGCTTCTCCCGGAGGACTGGATCTGACCGTTGTGCACCAGCTCATCATGGCGCAGGGGGGACAGGTGCGAGCCGTCAGCACGAAGGACGGGACGACATTTCACGTGTTTCTCCGATCGCGACGGGACGTGACAGCCACGGAGCGCGCCGCTCCCCGAATCGATTCCTCTGAAACGACGCTCTCTGTGATCCTTCTGGTCGAGGACAACGCGATCGTCGCATCGGGAATCGCGGCGGTCCTCGAGCTCGATGAGCAGAAGGTGGAGGTTGCACACAGCGGTGCCGCCGCAGTCGAGCGACTCTTACGCGACCGGCCCTCGGTCGTCATCCTCGATATCGGTCTGCCCGACATGAGCGGAGTCGAGGTCTATGAGCAGATCGAGAAACTCTACCCCGACCTGCCGGTAGTGTTCTCGAGCGGTCACGGAGACCAGCAGGAACTGAAGCGATATCTCGATCGGCCGAACGTCGAATTCCTCCTCAAGCCGTACGATGCCGAGACGCTGATGACGATCGTCGAACGTCTGCGGAGTGGAAACAGGAACGAGGGTTGA
- a CDS encoding PAS domain S-box protein, producing the protein MIALSVANLAGWVIGSEILTSWIDLSVEAMLLITILSTIILVMVLNLHTRDERERALRRERDREAEKRQVMWNLSRDMMVIANPERNLVDVNPAWTTTLGWSREELLGRRYEELLHPDDRARTEEEIGRISDSQSTVLFTNRYRSRDGSYRSLQWHSVREEKGEIFGVARDVTEIVRASETLHNLNRELESRVRLRTRDLETANRELESFSYAVSHDLRAPLRAIEGFSRMVIERHSEDLPEQARHYLERVRTASSRMGEIIDGLLSLSKFSRGDLRTETVNLSEIASDIVEDLRVADPDRNAKVTIERKMHTTGDRRLLQSLLLNLISNAWKFSSERDPAVIEIGSSVNGRITEFHVRDNGAGFDQKHVEKLFKPFQRLHSIEEFDGTGLGLATVQRIVSRHGGAVWAEGELEKGATFRFTLPYAETPEHSIEGAQSAGSQSSTGREPDNINYSESTGQGVSTDA; encoded by the coding sequence ATGATCGCTTTATCGGTCGCGAATCTCGCCGGGTGGGTGATCGGGTCGGAGATACTGACGAGCTGGATCGACCTGAGTGTCGAGGCCATGCTCCTCATCACCATTCTCTCCACCATCATTCTCGTGATGGTCTTGAACCTCCATACACGCGACGAACGGGAGCGCGCGCTGCGCAGGGAACGCGACCGGGAGGCCGAAAAACGACAGGTGATGTGGAATCTCTCCCGAGACATGATGGTGATCGCGAATCCGGAAAGGAATCTCGTGGACGTCAACCCCGCCTGGACCACCACCCTCGGATGGTCCCGCGAAGAGCTTCTGGGCCGGCGGTACGAGGAGCTCCTCCATCCGGACGATCGTGCGAGGACGGAAGAAGAGATCGGACGCATTTCCGACAGTCAATCGACGGTTCTCTTCACCAATCGTTACCGCAGTAGGGACGGAAGCTACAGGTCGCTGCAATGGCACTCGGTACGTGAGGAAAAGGGCGAGATATTCGGAGTCGCGCGGGATGTCACCGAGATCGTCAGGGCGAGCGAGACACTCCATAATCTCAACCGGGAGCTCGAGAGCCGAGTCAGACTCCGCACCCGTGACCTGGAGACCGCCAATCGCGAGCTCGAATCGTTCAGCTATGCAGTCTCGCACGACCTGCGGGCACCCCTTCGGGCGATCGAGGGATTCAGTCGGATGGTGATTGAGCGGCACAGCGAGGATCTTCCCGAGCAGGCCCGCCACTACCTCGAACGGGTACGCACCGCCTCGAGTCGCATGGGAGAGATCATCGACGGGCTCCTCTCGCTGTCGAAGTTCAGCCGCGGCGATTTGCGAACCGAGACCGTGAACCTCAGTGAGATCGCGTCAGACATCGTCGAAGATCTTCGTGTCGCGGATCCTGATCGGAATGCAAAAGTCACCATCGAACGGAAGATGCACACCACAGGAGATCGAAGACTGCTTCAGTCGCTGCTGCTGAACCTGATCTCGAATGCCTGGAAGTTCAGCTCTGAAAGAGATCCGGCAGTCATCGAAATCGGGTCCAGTGTCAATGGCCGCATCACCGAGTTCCATGTTCGCGACAACGGCGCTGGATTCGACCAGAAACATGTGGAAAAACTGTTCAAGCCGTTTCAGCGTCTTCATTCGATCGAAGAATTCGATGGCACCGGACTCGGCCTGGCCACAGTCCAACGGATCGTATCGAGACACGGTGGCGCTGTCTGGGCAGAGGGTGAGCTCGAGAAGGGAGCGACCTTCCGGTTCACGCTCCCGTACGCGGAAACTCCCGAACATTCGATTGAGGGCGCGCAGAGTGCAGGCTCTCAGTCATCGACAGGTCGAGAACCCGACAACATAAACTACTCAGAATCTACCGGACAAGGAGTCAGTACTGATGCCTAA
- a CDS encoding response regulator, with product MPKSKKRILLVEDNPDDRELMRVALEENRLVNEVLVAKDGEEAIEILEGDEDFALILLDLQLPKINGHEVLRFIRSRTRRVPVVVLTSSDEDRDIVESYDLGANSYVRKPVAFDEFLEATRQLGMYWLLLNSGPPARSSG from the coding sequence ATGCCTAAGAGCAAAAAGCGAATCCTCCTCGTCGAGGACAACCCCGACGACCGGGAGCTGATGAGGGTCGCCCTGGAGGAGAATCGGCTGGTCAATGAGGTTCTCGTAGCAAAGGATGGTGAAGAGGCGATCGAGATTCTCGAGGGGGACGAGGACTTTGCGCTGATTCTGCTCGATCTTCAACTGCCAAAGATCAACGGTCATGAAGTGCTGCGGTTCATCCGCTCGAGGACACGACGCGTTCCGGTCGTCGTACTCACCTCGTCCGATGAAGACCGTGACATCGTGGAGAGCTACGATCTCGGGGCCAACAGCTACGTCCGGAAACCGGTCGCGTTCGACGAGTTTCTCGAGGCGACCCGCCAGCTCGGAATGTACTGGCTTCTGCTCAACTCGGGACCACCTGCACGGAGCTCGGGATGA
- a CDS encoding PAS domain S-box protein → MKVRILILEDEIDDLTLILESLRDYGFDPEWDRVETAEGLRSMLPERQWEAVLCDYNMPKVTAEEAIRIVKEFDSNLPFILVSGTVHASVAVQMMRQGMHEYVMKDELERLGPALEREIRDATHRRSERVAKAELFELQNRFRDTFEQSSVGIAHLDRESRVIWINRQLAELLGYDRDEIVGLPCERFTWPEDWPEEQARQKALLAGEMREYRVEKRYRRRDGTPIWTFLTLTAIRTEDGQLSYLSAVVQDITDRKRAEERVRTSEMFTRAILDSLPFQVAVVDQEGIIRHINSAWEGFALRNGLTSLHAVGIGASYLSVCPEDIRARLIEVIDGTRSSFVIEYPCHSPE, encoded by the coding sequence ATGAAGGTTCGCATCCTCATACTCGAGGATGAGATCGACGACCTCACACTAATCCTCGAATCGCTCCGCGACTACGGGTTCGATCCGGAATGGGATCGTGTCGAGACCGCAGAGGGCCTCCGGTCCATGCTGCCGGAGCGGCAGTGGGAGGCGGTGCTTTGCGACTACAACATGCCGAAGGTGACTGCCGAGGAGGCAATCCGCATCGTAAAGGAGTTCGACTCCAATCTTCCCTTCATCCTCGTCTCCGGGACCGTCCATGCGTCCGTCGCGGTTCAGATGATGCGTCAGGGAATGCACGAGTACGTCATGAAGGACGAGCTCGAGAGGCTCGGTCCTGCTCTGGAGCGTGAGATCCGGGACGCCACACACCGTCGAAGCGAGCGCGTCGCAAAAGCAGAGCTGTTCGAACTGCAGAACCGGTTCCGCGACACGTTCGAGCAGTCATCGGTCGGAATCGCCCACCTCGATCGGGAGAGTCGGGTGATATGGATCAATCGTCAGCTCGCGGAGCTCCTCGGCTATGACCGGGACGAGATCGTCGGCCTCCCCTGCGAGAGGTTCACCTGGCCCGAAGACTGGCCTGAAGAGCAGGCCAGGCAGAAAGCGCTTCTCGCCGGCGAGATGCGCGAGTATCGCGTCGAGAAGCGATATCGCCGCCGGGACGGCACTCCGATCTGGACCTTTCTCACGCTCACCGCGATCCGGACCGAAGATGGTCAGCTCTCGTACCTCTCGGCGGTCGTTCAGGACATCACCGACAGAAAAAGGGCCGAAGAACGGGTCAGGACCAGTGAAATGTTCACTCGGGCGATCCTTGACTCGCTCCCCTTTCAGGTTGCAGTCGTCGACCAGGAGGGGATCATTCGCCACATCAACAGTGCATGGGAAGGGTTTGCGCTCAGGAACGGCCTCACGTCTCTCCACGCGGTCGGTATTGGAGCATCCTATCTGTCGGTCTGCCCTGAGGATATTCGCGCCAGGTTGATCGAGGTAATCGACGGAACCCGAAGCTCCTTCGTCATCGAATATCCCTGTCACTCCCCGGAGTAG
- a CDS encoding PAS domain S-box protein, translating to MQVAPLTWGDRGAVISHVDISSRVLTEQALARREREYRSIVETMGEGLISLDVEGRLLSANPRFTEMVGYELDELRGHNLVDFFLDPDERDEVRKHIAIALAGSLSKFRLRIHHKEGREIWLEITTVPRFDSEGNVVGRLSVASDVTEKRAAEQEQDRLRTRIEELNRIESLGKLAGNMAHEFNNVLMGIQPFTEVIRRSSYGNEKVDRATDFIVEAVQRGRHISQEILRFARPTPPERTELEVNTLLMQVEQAGRGIVNGSHELAIEPMGERATISADRDQLVQIFTNLLLNAKAAMEHGGRIRIRARRDDPSTHSEAGVIDHPQRYVHLEISDTGCGMPPEVTQKIFEPMFTTKRTGTGLGLAIVHQIVTAHHGYIFVESELGEGTTFHLFLPLSGSTSPERRAA from the coding sequence ATGCAGGTCGCTCCGCTGACGTGGGGAGATCGCGGAGCGGTCATCTCGCACGTCGACATCAGCTCGCGCGTCCTGACCGAACAAGCCCTCGCGCGGCGTGAGCGCGAATACCGGTCCATCGTCGAGACGATGGGCGAGGGGCTGATAAGTTTGGACGTCGAGGGACGTCTTCTTTCGGCCAATCCGCGCTTCACCGAGATGGTCGGCTATGAGCTGGACGAGCTTCGCGGGCACAACCTGGTCGATTTCTTCCTCGACCCTGACGAGCGGGACGAGGTCCGGAAACACATCGCGATTGCCCTGGCAGGAAGCCTCTCGAAATTCCGACTTCGGATTCATCACAAGGAGGGACGCGAGATCTGGCTCGAGATCACCACCGTGCCGCGTTTCGACTCGGAGGGCAACGTCGTCGGCCGGCTGAGCGTCGCCAGCGACGTCACCGAAAAGCGCGCGGCCGAGCAGGAACAGGATCGGCTCCGCACACGGATCGAGGAGCTCAACCGGATCGAAAGTCTCGGAAAGCTTGCGGGGAACATGGCGCACGAGTTCAACAACGTGCTGATGGGCATCCAGCCCTTCACCGAGGTGATCCGGCGCTCTTCATACGGAAACGAAAAGGTCGACCGGGCGACCGATTTCATCGTGGAAGCGGTGCAGCGCGGCCGGCATATTTCTCAGGAGATCCTCCGCTTCGCGCGGCCGACACCCCCCGAAAGAACGGAGCTCGAGGTGAATACGCTTCTCATGCAGGTCGAGCAGGCCGGTCGAGGAATCGTCAATGGCTCGCACGAGCTCGCGATCGAACCGATGGGAGAGCGGGCGACGATCAGCGCGGACAGGGATCAGCTCGTGCAGATCTTCACGAACCTGCTGCTCAACGCCAAGGCTGCGATGGAACACGGCGGGCGCATCCGAATCCGGGCTCGAAGAGACGATCCCTCGACGCATTCCGAGGCCGGCGTGATCGATCATCCGCAGCGTTATGTCCATCTGGAGATTTCCGACACGGGGTGCGGCATGCCTCCCGAGGTGACTCAGAAGATTTTCGAGCCGATGTTCACCACCAAACGTACGGGAACAGGCCTGGGGCTCGCCATCGTGCATCAGATCGTGACGGCCCATCACGGATACATCTTCGTCGAAAGTGAGCTTGGTGAAGGGACGACGTTTCACCTGTTTCTCCCCTTGAGCGGAAGCACGTCACCGGAGAGACGGGCGGCTTGA
- a CDS encoding response regulator, protein MSFNDRQPRILIADDDDVMLIGVAELLRRRGYEVEATDRLELSNGSGPFDLIIFDPLVEGDLDAARQFVASARQSNPPPFLIVVSEFIESLRDVGARDERRALLHVKPVRVAELAESVESLLREREMSEVLTIIEGDTA, encoded by the coding sequence ATGAGCTTCAACGACAGACAGCCGAGGATTCTCATCGCCGACGACGACGACGTGATGCTCATCGGCGTTGCGGAGCTTCTTCGCAGACGGGGCTACGAGGTCGAGGCGACTGACCGGCTCGAGCTCAGCAATGGCTCCGGACCGTTCGACCTAATCATCTTCGACCCGCTGGTCGAGGGAGACCTCGATGCCGCACGACAGTTCGTTGCATCCGCACGTCAGTCGAACCCTCCGCCGTTCCTGATCGTCGTCTCCGAATTCATCGAAAGTCTCAGGGATGTCGGTGCGCGTGATGAGCGACGCGCACTTCTCCATGTGAAACCTGTCCGGGTTGCAGAACTGGCCGAATCTGTCGAATCGCTGTTGCGCGAGCGCGAGATGTCCGAGGTCCTCACGATCATCGAGGGGGATACGGCGTGA